The Coleofasciculus sp. FACHB-1120 region CGGAAGATCCAGATTTCATGAGGCGTGCCAGACAGTGTTATAGCGATCGCGCTTATGCTAAAAAAGCAGAAATTTGTGAAGCTTGGGCACTCAAATTTGAGCAGAAATTTGGCGATGCCGGTCAGCGTTTTCTCCTGCTTGGAAAAACAGAAGACGCTTGGGATTGTTTTTGGCAGGGGATGTGTTGGTCAGCATTGTTAAAGCATGACAAGGCTCCGCCAGGTCGGGAACTAGAGCGGGAGATTGCCCAATTCATGGACAAAAAATTGAGCCAAGCTTCTTTAAAGGAGTTCACTCACTTCCTTCAGAACTGCATCAAAAGCAACCAGTTAGAAATTCACCGGAACAGCCGACAGTGGAAACTAGCTTTGGAGGAATATGCGACGGGAATTGGGGCTTTAATTGCTGGGACCAACCTCCACCCAAATGAATGGCAGCGATTTGGAGAGGTTCTCGAAGCTTTAGGCGAAGGCTGGAATGGGATGCTCTACCGTGCTGGAACTTGTTTCTACCGCGCCAAGAAGTATGAACGTGCCGCGCAATGTTGGGAACGGTGTGATTCTACTCAACAGCGTAAATATTATCTAGCAAAAGCTTCTGTTCTTGGTTTGCCAAATGGCTTGGAGTATTTAGAAAAAGCCGGGGAATCTGAGCAGATTGTTAATAAGTGGAACCAAGCGGGTAGGCCTCACACTCAATTGTGGTTAAAGTATGTTGCACCAATACTAGAAAAAGGAAAAAGAAAGAGCGGTGCGGCAACAAAGGCGAAACAGAAAAAGCGGTAATTAGTCATTCGCGATCAGTTTTTAGATTTTGGCAAAATACCTAATCCCTCTTTTGTGACTTTAGAAAAAGAGGGGTGACAACCCACTAATGACTAACGACTAAAACGATGGTGAGTTCTCAAGGGACTGAGGTTGTATACTTTGTTTCCAACCTTGGATTGCCCGTTGAGCGTCGGTATAGGCAGATGAACCGTCGGGGATGTTTTGAGCGATCGCGATCGCTCTTTGTACATCATTCCGAGCCTGATCTTGTGCCATCGCCAACAGTTGATAACTCCAGCGATTAATCACCTCTCTAGCCTCAGCACCAACTCGCGTCGAGTTACGCACCTGACGAGCCGTTTGAACTGCTTGCGCGATCGCATCTGGTGTTCCTGGATTTGCTAACTGATAAGCGGACTGCAAAATCTCTTGCGATCGCAGTTCTGTCCGCCAACCTTTAATTTTTTCCTGAGCTTCACCGTAGAGTGCCCGTCCCGAGCGAATCTGTCCGGCTGCGGTAATTGCCCCCGGAAGATTACCAGAACTCGCCAAAGCTTGCGCTTGATCCAAATAAGGCTGGTCTTGAACCCGCTGAATTCTGTCTTGCCACCGTTGGATTTTGCCTTGAGCTTCTTGATAGAGGACTCGTCCTGGTTGAATCTGTCCCGCTGCGGCGATCGCACCGGAAAAATCTCCGGCATTTGCCAAACCTGTGGCTTGATCCAAATAAGGCTGGTCTTGCATTCGCTCGATTTTCTCAGTCCAACCTCGGATTTTGCGCCTCGCTTCTGTATAAAGAGCGCGTCCTTGACCGACTTGACTGGCTTCGTTAATGGCTTCTTGTAGGGAATTCATATCCCCCAAACTTGCCAGTTGATCGGCGCGAGAGAGATAGGGACGATCTTCTACCGTCTCTATTTGACTCGTCCAGTTAACCACCAGGGATTTGGCTTCTGAGGAGCGGGGATTCGTGCTAGGAACCAGTTGTGCTTCCGCGATCGCTGCGCTTAAGTCACCCACCGTTCCCCCTCTTGCCAGTTCTCGCGCCCGATCTAAATGGGCGACATCTTCAATTTCTCTCTGCCAGCGAACAATTAAATCCTGGGCTTTATCGTATAGAGGGCGTCCGGGATTTAGCTTTTGGGCAAGGGCGATCGCGTCTTCCAAATCTGAAACCGTTCCCTTCTGAGCGCGAGACTGGGCACTTGCCAAGTCGTTCAAATCTTGCGCTTCGCTTTGTAAATTCAGGCTTTCGGGAATTTTACTGGTAATGAGGATCGTCGTTTGCCAGTCTTTTCGATCGAGCGCCTCTTGAGCCATATCGATTAATTTGCGCCCAAATTCTGTCACCGCGCCTTGGGCTTCCTTGTATGCCAAACTGCTGGGCGGAATTGCCTGTGCCAGCTTGATCGCCTCCAACAGATTATCTAATCCTCCGCTCTTAGAAAGTTGGAAAGCTTTATCCAACTTGGCGCTCTCTTCCCGCGCCGACTGAATTAGATTCACCAGTTGATCGTACTTGGTTGTTGCCCAGTAGTTATTGCCGATATAGACCAGTTGTACGGCATCGCGAAAAGCCTGATTCCAGTTAGACTCGCGTACCTCGTCCTCGGCTTTTTTATAAAGGTCTTCTGCCTTCGACCAGATAGATTGCCAGCGATTTACGCGCTCATCCACCAACTTGTAGGCTGGTACGCCAGTGGGGATTTTGCGAGCCATTGCGATCGCGTCCGACAATTGACCCGCTTGGAAGGATTCCTCTCCTAATTTCAAAATCTCCAGCGACCACTCTTCCAGATACTTGTCAATTTCTGGGCGTAGCGGGTGATCTTGTGGCAAACCACTCACCAGCGCGATCGCTTCTAGTAAATCTTTTGCTGTCTGCTTAGAAGCCGCTATCTGAGCGCAGCTGAGGCGCAGCGATGCCGAAGCCGTAGGCCAAAAAATCGCTGGGCAGTTCGGGAGGGCTGGCAGCTTAAATAACAGCGCCACCGCTGTAAAACCCAGCCCCCCAGAGAGCAGCACCACCAATATGCCCCAGAATGCCCAGCTAGTCGGCAAGCGTAAAAAACGTTTAGGACGAGGTGACTTGGGTGTTTCTGAGGGAGAGGGGGGCTGTGTAGCCGGAATTTGCTGCCCCCCCTCTGCGGGTGCTGAACGACTACCCGCCGGACGCTTAGGACGATCTGTTGGTGCAGGAAGGGGCTGTTTCCCCTGACGAGGTGCTTTGCCGGGGACGGGTCGTGAAGAGTTCTCGCTCGCGTGTGGTTTGCGATCGCTCGGACGCCCAGACGCAGGTACTCGTTTTTGGGATGTCCACCCAGCCGAATTTGAAGACTTGCCGCTCCGCCCGCCATCTGGAATTTCGGGATTTCTAGTCATAGCTTACTCACACCACAACGCGCTTCGCCTGGGACGAATGCTTTTTAGCACAGGCAGTAGTTGCAATCCTACTCCCCTCAGCCGCA contains the following coding sequences:
- a CDS encoding chromosome segregation ATPase, producing MTRNPEIPDGGRSGKSSNSAGWTSQKRVPASGRPSDRKPHASENSSRPVPGKAPRQGKQPLPAPTDRPKRPAGSRSAPAEGGQQIPATQPPSPSETPKSPRPKRFLRLPTSWAFWGILVVLLSGGLGFTAVALLFKLPALPNCPAIFWPTASASLRLSCAQIAASKQTAKDLLEAIALVSGLPQDHPLRPEIDKYLEEWSLEILKLGEESFQAGQLSDAIAMARKIPTGVPAYKLVDERVNRWQSIWSKAEDLYKKAEDEVRESNWNQAFRDAVQLVYIGNNYWATTKYDQLVNLIQSAREESAKLDKAFQLSKSGGLDNLLEAIKLAQAIPPSSLAYKEAQGAVTEFGRKLIDMAQEALDRKDWQTTILITSKIPESLNLQSEAQDLNDLASAQSRAQKGTVSDLEDAIALAQKLNPGRPLYDKAQDLIVRWQREIEDVAHLDRARELARGGTVGDLSAAIAEAQLVPSTNPRSSEAKSLVVNWTSQIETVEDRPYLSRADQLASLGDMNSLQEAINEASQVGQGRALYTEARRKIRGWTEKIERMQDQPYLDQATGLANAGDFSGAIAAAGQIQPGRVLYQEAQGKIQRWQDRIQRVQDQPYLDQAQALASSGNLPGAITAAGQIRSGRALYGEAQEKIKGWRTELRSQEILQSAYQLANPGTPDAIAQAVQTARQVRNSTRVGAEAREVINRWSYQLLAMAQDQARNDVQRAIAIAQNIPDGSSAYTDAQRAIQGWKQSIQPQSLENSPSF